A genome region from Gigantopelta aegis isolate Gae_Host chromosome 3, Gae_host_genome, whole genome shotgun sequence includes the following:
- the LOC121367312 gene encoding uncharacterized protein LOC121367312, protein MIAVVVVCCLRSCYFRKRSKAMDRVEVREPTRHEAASLHHDEQIDDIRSLRSESASSDHYDYIDDNDLHSISDSTAENIRRSPSAQYLHPLIERDDFNILVDQN, encoded by the exons ATGATCGCTGTTGTGGTCGTCTGCTGTTTACGCAG TTGTTATTTCAGAAAAAGATCAAAAGCAATGGATAGAGTTGAAGTGAGGGAGCCCACAAGACACGAGGCGGCGAGTCTGCACCATGATGAACAAATTGATGACATCAGATCACTGCGAAGTGAATCGGCGAGTTCGGATCACTACGATTACATTGATGATAACGACTTGCACAGCATTTCTGACTCCACCGCCGAAAACATTCGCAGATCTCCATCAGCACAGTATCTACATCCCCTGATAGAGCGGGATGATTTTAACATCTTGGTTGATCAAAATTAA